A genomic stretch from Desulfotignum balticum DSM 7044 includes:
- a CDS encoding tyrosine-type recombinase/integrase, protein MRLTSCIIKFFDQYLPQIKGCSPNTIKSYRDTFSLFLPFAARYHRIKTGSLEFEHLTTDLILSFLNQLESDRSNTAKTRNQRLGVLKSFAKMIRFISPELQKQADAILAIPQKRSQRKLIGFLYPQEINKIFTAVKLEKKDGFRNYTLLHLLYDTGARATEIATLQLDYFDYENKILAVLGKGNRYRQIELLPKTTELVHQYIAEYRSRPSPVFKKSLFINQRGSALTRHGINRICKRCLEQALPSKRLSLMHPVHSFRHSCAVRMVSEGKPLSEIKNRLGHANVQSTMVYLQLDLNQKRQIQEDFIHFTRQQLKSDPKIDELIQWENKQNVLEWLDSL, encoded by the coding sequence ATGCGACTGACCAGTTGTATAATTAAATTTTTCGATCAATACCTGCCTCAGATCAAAGGATGCAGCCCCAATACGATAAAAAGCTACCGGGATACTTTTTCTTTGTTTTTACCATTTGCCGCCCGGTATCACAGAATAAAAACAGGGTCTCTGGAATTTGAGCATCTGACAACGGATTTGATTTTAAGTTTTCTCAACCAGCTGGAATCCGATCGTTCCAACACTGCCAAGACACGAAATCAGCGGCTGGGTGTCTTGAAGTCCTTTGCCAAAATGATCCGTTTCATCTCTCCTGAATTACAGAAGCAGGCGGATGCGATCCTTGCCATACCCCAGAAACGCAGCCAGCGAAAGTTGATCGGATTTTTGTATCCCCAGGAAATCAACAAAATCTTCACTGCGGTCAAGCTTGAGAAGAAAGACGGGTTCCGGAATTATACCCTTTTACATCTCTTGTATGATACCGGAGCCAGGGCAACAGAAATCGCCACACTTCAGCTGGATTATTTTGATTACGAAAACAAAATCCTGGCTGTCCTCGGCAAGGGGAACAGATACCGGCAGATTGAACTGCTTCCGAAAACGACCGAACTCGTTCATCAGTACATTGCAGAATACCGCAGCCGTCCCTCGCCTGTTTTTAAAAAGAGTTTGTTCATCAACCAAAGAGGATCTGCACTGACACGCCATGGTATCAACCGCATCTGCAAGCGGTGCCTTGAACAGGCTTTACCTTCCAAACGGCTGTCTCTCATGCATCCTGTTCATAGCTTCCGGCACTCATGCGCCGTCCGGATGGTATCGGAAGGCAAACCCCTGTCTGAAATCAAAAATCGTCTGGGACATGCCAATGTTCAATCTACAATGGTCTATCTGCAACTGGACCTGAATCAGAAGAGACAAATACAGGAAGATTTTATCCACTTCACACGGCAGCAACTTAAATCCGATCCCAAAATAGATGAACTGATCCAATGGGAAAACAAACAAAATGTCCTTGAATGGCTGGACAGCCTTTGA
- a CDS encoding type II toxin-antitoxin system HicB family antitoxin — protein MVNYIAVVHKELDTDFGVSFPDFPGCITAGKNVDEARDSAQEALSLHVQGMIEDGDPLPDPSTLEEIMADIDYADGVAYLVVALPDTKSRTVRINITIPEMTLKRIDAAAKKKGMSRSSFLVHAAQNVIHTNKGLTTNR, from the coding sequence ATGGTTAACTATATCGCTGTTGTCCACAAAGAACTTGATACTGATTTCGGGGTCTCATTTCCTGACTTTCCCGGATGTATTACAGCAGGGAAAAATGTTGATGAAGCCAGAGATTCGGCCCAGGAAGCACTTTCTCTGCACGTTCAGGGAATGATCGAAGATGGTGATCCATTACCTGATCCTTCAACGCTTGAAGAAATCATGGCTGATATCGATTATGCCGATGGGGTTGCCTATTTGGTGGTGGCATTGCCTGATACCAAATCACGCACAGTAAGGATTAATATTACCATCCCTGAGATGACGCTGAAACGGATTGATGCGGCAGCGAAAAAAAAAGGGATGTCAAGGTCCTCGTTCCTTGTTCATGCCGCACAGAATGTGATTCATACAAACAAAGGTCTCACAACAAATCGTTAG
- a CDS encoding type II toxin-antitoxin system HicA family toxin: MDSRKIIKILKQNGWCEVTKAGSHIQFRHPELKGRVTVPHPKRDIPTGTLKSIARQSGIKFM, translated from the coding sequence ATGGATAGCCGAAAAATCATAAAAATATTGAAACAAAATGGGTGGTGTGAAGTTACCAAAGCCGGATCTCACATACAATTTCGGCATCCTGAGTTAAAAGGGCGTGTAACAGTGCCACACCCGAAAAGAGACATACCGACCGGCACATTAAAGAGTATTGCGCGCCAATCGGGAATAAAATTCATGTGA
- a CDS encoding Maf family protein translates to MDEHRLVLASRSPRRRHLLTQMGLDLEILPADVDETPAPGLSPVAVVKTLAENKACHVMQQRRQAWVLGADTIVVKDGRILGKPENPGQAVSMLECLSGATHSVFTGYTVGHHTRGKMITCAIETSVVFKALTKQEILWYTGTNEPYDKAGGYAVQGLGAFMVKEIRGSWANVVGLPVCEVIQTLVSLGAIQFQGQKS, encoded by the coding sequence ATGGATGAACACAGACTGGTGCTGGCATCCCGATCTCCCCGGCGCAGACACCTGCTGACACAGATGGGGCTGGATTTAGAGATCCTGCCCGCAGATGTGGATGAGACCCCGGCACCCGGTCTGTCCCCGGTAGCCGTGGTCAAAACCCTGGCTGAAAACAAAGCGTGTCATGTGATGCAGCAACGCAGGCAGGCCTGGGTGCTCGGGGCCGACACCATTGTGGTCAAAGACGGCAGGATTCTGGGGAAGCCGGAAAATCCCGGCCAGGCCGTTTCCATGCTCGAATGTCTCAGTGGTGCCACCCATTCGGTGTTCACCGGATATACCGTGGGCCATCATACAAGGGGTAAAATGATTACCTGTGCCATTGAAACTTCAGTGGTGTTCAAGGCTTTGACAAAACAGGAAATTCTCTGGTACACTGGCACAAATGAACCCTATGACAAGGCCGGGGGATACGCCGTTCAAGGGCTGGGCGCGTTCATGGTCAAAGAAATCCGCGGCTCCTGGGCCAATGTGGTGGGCCTGCCGGTGTGCGAAGTGATACAGACCCTGGTCTCTTTGGGGGCGATACAGTTTCAAGGACAAAAGTCATGA
- the rarD gene encoding EamA family transporter RarD produces MNPSLPGVLFGLAAFASWGFLPAYWKQMQAAQPFEILCHRIVWSCAFVFVILCVQKRGKEVVQVFKSPAQVKGLAISSTLIAANWFVYIWAVNSGRVLETSLGYYINPMINVLLGFVLLNETFTRMQCISLGFALTGVIYSLLAYGKLPLFGLTLAISFAFYGYCRKRIQVAPLPGLFVETLILMVPALAYILFLMGKGDSLFFKDPGLTLWMIGAGVVTSLPLLWFAAAAKRLKLSTIGILQYLAPSIAFTLGVFVYKEPFSTHNLITFACIWTGVALYTLEFVKHHHPRETGRGAAAGREQDRM; encoded by the coding sequence ATGAACCCGTCGTTACCCGGTGTATTGTTCGGCCTGGCCGCATTTGCCTCCTGGGGATTTCTGCCGGCCTACTGGAAACAGATGCAGGCGGCCCAGCCCTTTGAAATTCTGTGCCACCGCATTGTCTGGTCCTGTGCATTTGTTTTTGTCATCCTGTGTGTTCAGAAACGGGGCAAAGAAGTGGTTCAGGTGTTCAAATCCCCGGCCCAGGTCAAAGGGCTGGCAATCAGCAGCACGTTGATTGCAGCCAACTGGTTTGTCTATATCTGGGCCGTCAACTCGGGCCGGGTGTTGGAAACCAGCCTGGGATACTACATCAATCCCATGATCAACGTTCTGCTGGGGTTTGTGTTGCTCAATGAAACCTTCACCCGCATGCAGTGTATCTCTCTGGGCTTTGCCCTGACCGGGGTGATCTATTCGCTTCTGGCATATGGGAAACTGCCTTTGTTCGGCCTGACCCTGGCAATTTCCTTTGCCTTTTACGGGTATTGCCGCAAACGCATCCAGGTGGCGCCGCTGCCCGGCCTGTTTGTGGAAACCCTGATTCTGATGGTCCCGGCTCTGGCATATATCCTGTTTTTGATGGGAAAAGGAGACTCTTTGTTTTTCAAAGATCCCGGACTCACCCTGTGGATGATCGGTGCCGGCGTGGTCACTTCTCTGCCGCTTTTGTGGTTTGCCGCGGCCGCCAAACGGCTCAAGCTGTCCACCATCGGCATTCTTCAGTACCTGGCCCCGTCCATTGCCTTTACACTGGGGGTGTTTGTATACAAAGAACCGTTTTCCACCCACAACCTCATCACGTTTGCCTGCATCTGGACCGGGGTGGCCTTGTATACCCTGGAATTTGTGAAACACCACCATCCTCGGGAAACGGGCAGGGGAGCTGCGGCAGGACGGGAACAAGACCGGATGTAA
- a CDS encoding tyrosine-type recombinase/integrase gives MLLDVICGRIRRHTQRVFLKDFSEYLVILLLARCGLRISEPLRLKLADYRPDEKTIYIEKTKFSKDRLIPIPLSVARQIDNYLSCRAALIEHDINPYLFIGGLQKRLGDQRIRVVFHSAVQQIGIDSPRKVIGDTTFGKPTPHSLRHSFAIYTLKSAIARKQTSQNVLPVLAAYMGHVKYQYTMEYLRVVDAESRTRLLNFADILRKKSCD, from the coding sequence ATGTTACTGGATGTGATTTGCGGGCGGATCAGGCGGCACACACAAAGGGTTTTTCTAAAAGATTTCAGTGAATATCTGGTGATACTGCTTCTGGCTCGCTGCGGACTGAGGATCAGCGAACCCCTGCGTTTGAAGCTGGCGGATTATCGGCCGGATGAAAAAACAATTTATATTGAGAAAACCAAATTCAGTAAAGACCGTTTGATCCCGATACCCCTATCTGTTGCAAGACAAATTGACAATTACCTGTCTTGCCGTGCTGCTCTGATTGAACATGATATCAATCCCTACCTGTTTATAGGAGGCCTGCAAAAGAGGCTTGGAGACCAGCGTATTCGTGTTGTCTTCCACAGTGCCGTGCAGCAAATCGGCATCGACAGCCCCAGGAAAGTCATTGGCGATACCACTTTTGGAAAACCTACTCCGCACAGTCTCCGGCATTCTTTTGCCATCTACACGCTGAAGTCTGCCATTGCCCGGAAACAGACTTCCCAGAATGTGCTGCCGGTACTTGCCGCTTATATGGGTCATGTGAAATATCAATACACGATGGAATATCTGAGAGTGGTGGATGCGGAAAGCAGGACACGTCTTCTCAATTTTGCCGATATCCTGAGAAAAAAATCATGCGACTGA
- a CDS encoding tyrosine-type recombinase/integrase, which produces MAELTPEKPIADDMDRVCREYLDYFLKIHQSGPTQIDSITMVIKAFGTYLQKSGIELIRINIEHVDEFLAMFNASYAKATQRLYRSFLRCFLRYLYNERNLIRRNLADLLISPPMYARAKPPQFLRPGEVRQLFNRLPRTTACELRTYAQVHLAYYLGLRPIEISRITLDDISFRKGLLELKNRKNNRPLQLPIPEDTLKAITAYIVGGRPKSHDRSVFLIFWPEPKPMSANLTGFYLTKALRDAGLPGTAYWLRHTFAQNMLEAGAGIFEIKEMMGHESIESTNNYLSVHVALMRRILFDETV; this is translated from the coding sequence ATGGCTGAACTGACACCAGAAAAGCCAATTGCCGATGATATGGATCGGGTATGCCGGGAATATCTGGATTATTTTTTAAAAATTCACCAAAGCGGCCCGACACAGATTGACTCTATAACAATGGTCATTAAAGCCTTTGGAACCTATCTGCAAAAATCAGGGATAGAACTGATCCGCATCAACATAGAACATGTAGATGAATTTTTGGCGATGTTCAATGCATCGTATGCAAAAGCCACCCAGCGCCTTTACCGATCTTTTTTGAGGTGTTTTTTACGCTATCTGTATAACGAACGTAATTTGATCAGGCGAAATCTGGCCGACCTTTTGATCAGTCCGCCAATGTATGCCAGAGCCAAGCCACCGCAATTCTTAAGACCCGGTGAAGTTCGTCAGCTGTTTAATCGTTTACCCCGCACCACGGCTTGTGAACTCCGTACGTATGCCCAGGTTCACCTGGCTTATTATCTTGGATTACGCCCCATTGAAATCAGTCGGATCACTCTGGATGACATCTCTTTTAGAAAAGGCTTACTGGAATTGAAAAACAGGAAGAACAACCGTCCCCTTCAACTGCCGATTCCCGAGGATACACTAAAGGCAATAACCGCCTATATCGTTGGAGGCCGTCCCAAAAGCCACGATAGGTCTGTTTTTTTAATTTTCTGGCCGGAACCCAAGCCCATGAGCGCCAATCTAACCGGATTTTATTTGACAAAGGCCCTGCGGGATGCAGGGCTTCCAGGCACAGCTTATTGGCTGCGGCATACCTTTGCACAAAACATGCTGGAAGCAGGTGCTGGCATTTTTGAAATCAAAGAAATGATGGGACATGAAAGTATCGAATCAACGAACAATTATTTAAGTGTCCACGTAGCATTGATGCGGAGGATATTGTTTGATGAAACCGTTTGA
- a CDS encoding type II toxin-antitoxin system RelE/ParE family toxin, producing MRKYRLTPTTKSDFVEIWNYSVETWGEKQAEKYLQDIEDTLNQLAANPELGRQRPEIAPGYYSFPAQKHIIFYLISDSYIDIIGILHGKMDIDKNLM from the coding sequence ATGCGTAAATACCGTCTCACTCCTACAACAAAATCGGATTTTGTAGAAATCTGGAATTATTCTGTTGAAACCTGGGGTGAGAAACAAGCTGAAAAATATCTTCAAGATATTGAGGACACGCTTAATCAACTTGCAGCCAATCCGGAACTTGGAAGACAACGACCTGAAATTGCTCCTGGATATTATTCCTTTCCTGCACAAAAACACATCATCTTCTATCTGATCTCAGATAGTTATATTGATATCATTGGTATTTTGCATGGGAAAATGGATATCGACAAAAATTTAATGTGA
- a CDS encoding type II toxin-antitoxin system ParD family antitoxin, producing MHISLTPELETRVKQKVASGYYNNASEVIRDALRFWEKNEELVQHMKLEMLKERLSIGAKQAKQGKFVAQSVSEIVSEVRNA from the coding sequence ATGCATATCTCACTAACACCTGAGCTTGAAACCAGGGTTAAACAAAAAGTCGCATCAGGTTATTATAACAATGCAAGTGAAGTGATTCGGGATGCTTTGCGGTTCTGGGAAAAAAATGAAGAATTGGTACAGCACATGAAACTTGAAATGTTAAAAGAACGCTTATCAATTGGTGCTAAGCAGGCTAAACAGGGAAAATTTGTTGCGCAATCCGTAAGCGAAATTGTTTCTGAGGTCAGGAATGCGTAA